From the genome of Bacteroides sp. MSB163, one region includes:
- the sucD gene encoding succinate--CoA ligase subunit alpha — translation MSILIDKSTRLLVQGITGRDGHFHAVKMKEYGTNVVGGTSPGKGGSTIEGLPVFNTMHKAVEKTQANASIIFVPASHAADAIMEAADAGIKLIICISEGIPILDVIKAYRFTQLKGAMLIGPNCPGLISPEKSLAGILPGNIFKKGNVGVISRSGTLTYEIVYHLTVNGMGQSTAIGMGGDPVVGLYFRELLEMFQNDEDTEAIVMIGEIGGNAEELAAEYIKKHVNKPVVAFIAGQSAPPGKQMGHAGAIISGSSGSAEGKITALTATGIRVAKEPAEVPVLLKELIIQ, via the coding sequence ATGAGCATACTTATCGATAAATCGACCCGCCTGTTGGTACAGGGAATTACGGGCAGAGACGGACACTTTCACGCTGTGAAAATGAAAGAATACGGTACTAATGTGGTGGGCGGCACCTCTCCCGGAAAAGGCGGCAGCACCATCGAAGGGCTTCCCGTTTTCAACACCATGCACAAAGCGGTAGAAAAGACACAGGCCAATGCCTCCATCATATTCGTGCCGGCAAGCCATGCGGCAGATGCCATTATGGAAGCGGCGGATGCGGGAATCAAACTGATTATTTGTATCTCCGAAGGTATCCCCATCCTTGATGTAATAAAAGCCTATCGTTTCACCCAACTGAAAGGCGCAATGCTCATCGGACCCAATTGCCCCGGTTTAATATCTCCGGAGAAAAGTCTGGCAGGCATCTTGCCCGGTAATATTTTTAAAAAAGGAAATGTCGGAGTCATCAGCCGTAGCGGCACATTGACTTATGAGATAGTTTACCACCTTACGGTCAATGGCATGGGACAGTCCACCGCCATCGGCATGGGAGGCGATCCTGTAGTGGGCCTTTACTTCCGCGAACTGCTGGAGATGTTCCAGAACGATGAGGACACGGAAGCCATTGTCATGATTGGTGAAATCGGCGGAAATGCGGAAGAACTGGCAGCTGAGTATATAAAGAAGCATGTGAACAAACCCGTAGTAGCCTTCATAGCCGGGCAATCGGCTCCCCCGGGAAAACAAATGGGACATGCAGGAGCTATTATTTCCGGTAGCTCAGGTTCGGCTGAAGGGAAGATTACAGCACTCACAGCAACAGGGATACGGGTGGCCAAAGAACCGGCAGAAGTTCCTGTCTTATTAAAAGAACTAATAATACAATAA
- the fldA gene encoding flavodoxin FldA, producing MKKIGIFYGSSTGTTQGIAETIASKLGVPASDVIDVSKMNADMVKEYEALLLGTSTWGDGELQDDWYDGVKVLKESDLKEKTIALFGCGDSESYCDTFCDGMGIIYEDIKDSGCTTVGKVSAKDYSFSSSIAVIDGMFVGLALDDINESDKTEERIDAWVNDIKNHLA from the coding sequence ATGAAGAAAATAGGAATATTTTACGGTTCCTCAACCGGAACTACGCAAGGCATTGCCGAAACAATCGCTTCTAAACTTGGCGTCCCCGCATCCGATGTAATCGATGTCAGCAAAATGAACGCCGACATGGTAAAGGAATACGAAGCTCTTCTTTTAGGAACTTCCACTTGGGGTGACGGTGAACTGCAGGATGACTGGTATGATGGCGTTAAAGTGTTGAAGGAATCAGACCTGAAAGAAAAAACAATTGCTCTGTTCGGTTGTGGTGACTCTGAGTCTTATTGCGATACATTCTGCGATGGTATGGGTATCATATACGAAGATATCAAGGATTCCGGTTGCACCACCGTTGGTAAGGTATCTGCAAAAGATTATTCTTTCTCCTCCTCTATTGCCGTTATCGATGGTATGTTTGTCGGACTCGCTCTTGATGACATCAACGAAAGTGATAAGACGGAAGAACGTATCGACGCTTGGGTGAACGACATAAAAAATCACTTGGCATAA
- a CDS encoding pyridoxamine kinase, whose protein sequence is MYTNKVKRIAAVHDLSGFGRVSLTVVIPILSSMGFQVCPLPTAVLSSHTQYPEFSILDLTDEMPRIIAEWKKLDVQFDAFYTGYLGSPRQIQIVSDFIDDFRQPDGLVVVDPVLGDNGRLYTNFDESMIREMRHLAAKADVITPNLTELFYLMDKPYKADNTDEELKTYLRFLSDAGPQVVIITSVPVHGESHKTSVYAYNRVGNRYWKITCPYLPAHYPGTGDTFTSVITGALLQGDSLPIALDRATQFILQGIRATFGYEYDNREGILLEKVLHNLDMPIQSASYELI, encoded by the coding sequence ATGTATACAAATAAAGTAAAGAGAATAGCTGCCGTTCATGACCTGTCTGGTTTTGGACGCGTATCCCTCACAGTCGTTATTCCTATTTTGTCTTCCATGGGCTTTCAAGTTTGCCCTTTACCTACGGCTGTGCTCTCCAGTCATACGCAATATCCGGAGTTCTCTATTCTTGACCTGACGGATGAAATGCCTAGAATTATTGCCGAATGGAAAAAGCTGGATGTGCAGTTTGATGCTTTTTATACAGGTTATTTAGGCTCTCCCCGACAGATACAGATTGTTTCGGATTTTATAGATGATTTCCGCCAGCCGGACGGCTTGGTAGTGGTTGACCCCGTATTGGGAGACAACGGACGGCTATATACTAACTTTGATGAATCGATGATCCGGGAGATGCGCCATCTGGCAGCGAAAGCCGATGTGATAACCCCGAATCTGACTGAACTTTTTTACCTGATGGACAAACCTTACAAAGCAGATAATACCGATGAAGAATTGAAAACCTATCTTCGATTTTTATCCGATGCCGGTCCTCAGGTCGTTATTATAACAAGTGTTCCCGTTCACGGCGAGAGCCACAAAACTTCGGTATATGCCTACAACCGGGTAGGGAATCGTTACTGGAAAATTACCTGTCCTTATCTGCCTGCCCATTATCCGGGAACGGGAGATACCTTTACGAGCGTCATCACCGGAGCTTTATTGCAAGGCGATAGTCTTCCTATTGCCTTGGATCGTGCCACGCAATTCATCCTTCAGGGCATTCGTGCCACTTTCGGTTATGAGTATGATAACCGGGAAGGAATTCTACTTGAAAAAGTATTGCATAATCTGGATATGCCAATCCAGAGTGCCAGCTACGAATTAATTTGA
- a CDS encoding Rid family hydrolase — protein sequence MNNKKQQTNQSENTLTEIFKYEVKEGVSEFHVMIHSTRPEDTYEEQLNAVANAYNDLLAGELKGAMAVFKRYFLSDTANQADLLLAITAESSDCALSVVEQPPLDGTKIALWAYLQTDVQTQVLHNGLFEVKHNAYRHLWGGSVFNRAANSEYQTRLLLNDYVMQLMEQGCKLADNCIRTWFFVQNVDVNYAGVVKARNEVFVTQNLTEKTHYIASTGIGGRHADPKVLVQMDTYAVAGLKPEQIHFLYAPTHLNPTYEYGVSFERGTYVDYGDRRQVFISGTASINNKGEVVYPGDIRRQTERMWENVEALLKEAECTFDDLGHMIVYLRDIADYAVVKSMYDKRFPDTPRVFVHAPVCRPGWLIEMECMGVKALKNKEYAPF from the coding sequence ATGAACAACAAAAAACAACAAACCAACCAATCAGAGAATACATTAACTGAGATTTTTAAATATGAAGTAAAAGAAGGCGTTTCAGAGTTTCATGTAATGATTCACTCTACCCGGCCGGAAGATACTTATGAGGAACAATTAAATGCAGTAGCCAATGCCTACAACGATTTGCTTGCAGGTGAATTGAAAGGTGCCATGGCTGTGTTTAAACGTTATTTCCTGAGTGATACCGCCAATCAGGCTGACCTCCTGCTGGCTATCACTGCCGAAAGTTCCGACTGTGCTCTTTCCGTGGTAGAGCAACCCCCTTTGGATGGGACGAAAATAGCTTTGTGGGCTTATTTACAGACCGATGTGCAGACACAAGTGCTGCACAACGGATTGTTTGAAGTAAAGCACAATGCATATCGTCACCTGTGGGGAGGCAGTGTTTTCAATCGTGCTGCAAATTCTGAATACCAGACCCGTTTGTTGCTGAATGACTACGTGATGCAACTTATGGAACAAGGATGTAAATTGGCGGATAACTGTATCCGTACCTGGTTCTTCGTACAGAATGTGGATGTGAATTATGCCGGTGTGGTAAAGGCGCGTAATGAGGTTTTCGTCACTCAGAACCTGACGGAAAAAACACACTATATTGCCAGTACTGGTATCGGCGGACGTCATGCTGATCCTAAAGTATTGGTGCAAATGGATACCTATGCTGTGGCAGGCTTAAAGCCGGAACAGATACACTTCCTTTATGCCCCTACGCATCTGAATCCTACTTATGAGTATGGTGTCAGCTTTGAACGCGGAACCTATGTCGATTACGGTGACCGGCGTCAAGTGTTTATTTCGGGTACGGCAAGTATCAACAATAAAGGGGAAGTGGTATACCCCGGCGACATCCGCAGGCAGACGGAACGGATGTGGGAAAATGTAGAAGCCTTGCTGAAAGAGGCGGAGTGCACATTTGATGATTTGGGACATATGATTGTTTACCTGCGTGACATTGCAGACTATGCAGTTGTGAAGAGTATGTATGACAAACGTTTCCCGGATACTCCCAGAGTATTTGTACATGCGCCTGTATGTCGTCCCGGATGGTTGATCGAAATGGAATGTATGGGAGTTAAGGCTTTGAAGAATAAGGAATATGCACCTTTTTAA
- a CDS encoding MFS transporter, whose translation MQQNKQRPVSSIAYPILIALSISHCLNDLLQSVITATYPLFKEDLTLSFAQIGLITLVYQMSASVFQPVFGLFFDKRPFAWTLPMGMLFTMTGMLNLAFSTNLYWVLFSVFIIGIGSSVLHPEASRITSLASGGRRGLAQSLFQVGGNLGGSLGPLLVALIVAPYGRHNIALFAILSVIAIMVMIPVGKWYKGYITRMKRDHIALQPHMQMPLPMGKTVLSISILLVLIFSKYIYMASLSSYYTFYLIDKFGVSVQDSQLYLFVFLVATAIGTLMGGPIGDRIGRKYVIWGSILGAAPFSILMPHVGLLATIIMSFCVGLVLSSAFPAILLYAQELLPSKLGLISGLFFGFAFGVAGIASAVLGNMADKFGIEAVYNVCAYMPLLGLVTWFLPDLKKNRKQISD comes from the coding sequence ATGCAACAGAATAAACAACGCCCGGTAAGCTCGATAGCTTATCCGATATTGATTGCATTAAGTATTTCCCATTGTCTGAACGACTTACTGCAATCCGTCATAACCGCCACATATCCGCTTTTCAAAGAGGACTTGACACTGAGTTTTGCACAAATCGGATTGATTACGCTGGTTTATCAGATGTCCGCATCAGTGTTCCAACCCGTATTCGGATTGTTTTTTGATAAGCGCCCGTTTGCTTGGACACTACCAATGGGTATGCTGTTCACTATGACGGGGATGTTGAATCTGGCCTTTTCCACCAATCTTTATTGGGTATTGTTCTCGGTATTCATCATAGGTATAGGTTCTTCCGTACTTCATCCGGAAGCATCCCGCATCACTTCACTCGCCTCCGGAGGTAGAAGAGGTCTGGCGCAATCCCTGTTTCAGGTGGGTGGAAACCTGGGAGGCTCACTGGGACCGTTACTGGTAGCTTTAATTGTAGCGCCTTATGGCAGACACAACATCGCATTATTCGCTATTTTATCGGTGATAGCAATCATGGTAATGATACCTGTCGGCAAATGGTACAAAGGATACATTACCCGGATGAAACGTGATCATATTGCCCTGCAACCTCATATGCAGATGCCTTTGCCTATGGGGAAAACGGTTCTTTCCATTTCTATCCTGCTGGTACTTATCTTCTCCAAATATATTTATATGGCAAGCTTAAGCAGCTATTACACTTTCTATCTGATTGATAAATTCGGAGTAAGTGTGCAGGACTCCCAGCTTTACCTCTTTGTATTCCTTGTAGCTACAGCCATCGGTACACTGATGGGTGGTCCTATCGGAGATCGTATCGGAAGAAAGTATGTCATCTGGGGTTCTATTCTCGGTGCTGCACCTTTCAGTATACTGATGCCTCATGTAGGCTTGCTTGCCACAATTATTATGAGTTTCTGTGTCGGCCTGGTTCTTTCATCTGCTTTTCCTGCTATCCTGTTATATGCGCAGGAGTTATTACCCAGTAAACTGGGACTGATTTCCGGATTATTCTTCGGATTTGCTTTCGGAGTGGCAGGTATTGCCTCGGCTGTATTGGGAAATATGGCGGATAAGTTCGGCATCGAAGCTGTTTATAATGTCTGCGCTTATATGCCGTTACTCGGATTGGTTACCTGGTTCCTACCTGATCTGAAGAAAAACCGTAAGCAAATATCTGATTAG
- the ccsA gene encoding cytochrome c biogenesis protein CcsA, producing MHLFNLKKSLVFLYICLVALLAMVTFVEHVHGTEFVEKYVYHTVWFCCLWGVLAALAVAVLVKRQLWRHLPALLLHGSFLVILVGAMITFSCSKKGYMHLTVGTEVGTFIDQGSKRVIELPFTLCLDSFRVEYYPGTEAPADYVSYIRDAEPVSMNRILSRQGYRFYQSSFDDDKEGSWLSVNYDPWGIGITYAGYILLGISMLWMLVSHSGEFRRLLRHPLLRKGGIFVWLLMATGMVVQAENRSLPALALRQADSLASKQVIYHDRVVPFNTLARDFVLKLTGKSSYGGMTPEQVVGGWLLRPEVWQNEPMIYIKSAELRHLLRLPSSYARLTDLFDGQNYRLQEFWKGGQKPHMKMTSLEKAIMETDEKVGLILMLRSGTLIRPLPEDGSIKPLSDVKVRAEILYNRIPFSKLLFMFNLTVGMLAFFYLLYCSMHRSAGKAWSVFTVALYVAFLFQLFGYCLRWYIGGRIPLSNGYETMQFMALCTLLLACIFRHRFSFTLPFGLIISGFALLVAYLGQNNPQITPLMPVLLSPWLSIHVSLIMVSYALFAFMMLNGLLAFCIGGWRKKVIDSEIQEQRKVRVEQLMLFSRLMLYPAVFCLGAGIFIGAVWANVSWGRYWAWDPKEVWALITFLIYGAAFHGQSLAVFRQPRFFHAYMVLAFLTVLMTYFGVNYLLGGMHSYA from the coding sequence ATGCACCTTTTTAATTTGAAGAAAAGTCTCGTCTTTTTATATATCTGTCTGGTGGCTTTGCTCGCTATGGTGACCTTTGTGGAGCATGTACACGGAACAGAGTTTGTAGAAAAGTATGTTTATCATACAGTTTGGTTTTGTTGTTTGTGGGGAGTACTTGCCGCATTGGCAGTTGCCGTGTTGGTTAAGCGGCAGTTGTGGCGGCATCTCCCGGCATTGTTGTTGCATGGCTCCTTCCTCGTTATCTTGGTGGGAGCCATGATTACATTTTCATGTAGCAAGAAAGGATATATGCATCTCACAGTAGGTACTGAGGTGGGAACTTTCATAGACCAAGGCAGCAAACGGGTGATCGAATTACCATTCACATTGTGTCTGGACAGTTTCCGGGTGGAGTATTATCCGGGGACGGAAGCCCCGGCAGATTATGTCAGCTATATCCGGGATGCGGAACCAGTTTCCATGAATCGTATCCTCTCTCGTCAGGGGTATCGCTTTTACCAGTCTTCTTTTGATGATGATAAGGAGGGGAGTTGGTTGTCGGTGAATTATGATCCGTGGGGAATAGGGATTACGTATGCAGGATATATTTTGCTGGGTATCTCCATGTTGTGGATGCTTGTCAGTCATAGTGGAGAATTCCGCAGATTGCTCAGGCATCCGTTGCTTCGGAAAGGAGGAATATTTGTGTGGTTGCTCATGGCTACGGGAATGGTGGTGCAAGCGGAAAACAGAAGCCTTCCGGCACTTGCACTCAGACAGGCGGATAGTCTGGCATCCAAACAAGTGATTTATCATGATCGCGTAGTACCTTTTAATACCCTTGCACGAGACTTTGTATTGAAACTGACCGGGAAATCTTCTTATGGTGGCATGACACCCGAACAGGTTGTCGGAGGTTGGTTACTCCGTCCGGAGGTTTGGCAGAATGAACCGATGATTTATATAAAGAGTGCGGAACTTCGTCATTTGCTCCGATTGCCTTCTTCCTATGCCCGTCTTACTGATTTGTTTGATGGGCAAAACTATCGTTTGCAGGAGTTTTGGAAAGGTGGGCAGAAGCCACACATGAAAATGACTTCGTTGGAAAAGGCTATTATGGAAACGGATGAAAAGGTAGGATTGATACTGATGCTACGGAGTGGAACGCTTATCCGTCCTTTACCGGAAGATGGGAGTATAAAACCACTGTCTGACGTAAAGGTGCGGGCTGAAATACTGTACAATCGCATTCCATTCAGCAAACTGTTGTTTATGTTCAATCTGACTGTAGGGATGCTGGCATTTTTCTATTTACTTTATTGCAGCATGCATCGTTCAGCGGGTAAGGCATGGAGCGTTTTTACAGTTGCACTTTATGTGGCATTTCTTTTTCAACTCTTTGGCTACTGTTTGCGGTGGTATATTGGCGGGCGTATTCCGCTGAGCAATGGATATGAAACCATGCAGTTTATGGCACTGTGTACACTTCTGCTTGCGTGCATATTCCGGCATCGCTTCTCTTTTACTTTACCTTTTGGGTTGATTATTTCGGGTTTTGCCTTATTAGTAGCTTATCTTGGGCAGAACAATCCTCAGATCACTCCTCTGATGCCTGTGTTGCTGTCTCCTTGGTTAAGTATCCATGTTTCTCTGATTATGGTATCTTATGCATTGTTTGCCTTTATGATGCTAAATGGATTACTGGCATTCTGCATAGGAGGCTGGCGAAAAAAGGTAATCGATTCGGAGATTCAGGAACAGCGTAAGGTCCGTGTGGAGCAATTGATGCTTTTTAGTCGGTTGATGCTCTATCCGGCAGTATTTTGTCTGGGGGCGGGGATTTTTATTGGTGCTGTGTGGGCGAATGTTTCATGGGGGCGCTATTGGGCCTGGGACCCGAAAGAAGTCTGGGCTTTGATCACCTTTTTAATCTATGGTGCGGCATTTCACGGACAATCGCTTGCCGTCTTTCGGCAACCCCGGTTTTTCCATGCTTATATGGTGTTGGCTTTCCTTACGGTGCTGATGACTTACTTCGGAGTAAATTATTTGCTGGGCGGTATGCATAGCTATGCTTGA
- a CDS encoding ATP-binding protein, translating to MKEKPDFDCDKYCQIAQMAKMGWWESDLKNRQYICSDFIIDLLGLESDRISFEDFHGRIREDHRRRLRNEYFSLTNIETYEQMFPIQAKDGKDIWVYSKISFKQPDEEGYKNIIGYLQCIDKQTEETSESTDSLQVNSLLYQQNSLSYSLLAFLQSDDITQIINKILADLLKQTKGDRTYIFEIDQEHKVQSCIYEATAEGISQELDFLQNVPWDDSLWWDRQISEKRSIILNTLDDMPPEAKIYRDTLEVQDIKSVMAVPLLSKDKVWGYMGIDMVRTHRSWSNIDHQWFSSLGNIISICLQLRKAELQAKEDRRALDHSEKILRNIYKNLPVGIELYNKDGYLVDMNDKELEIFGLTDMKEALGVSLFENPNIPEDVKEKLRAKENVDFSINYDFSKLDRYVTSQRKDVINLQTKVALLYDSQNQFSNYLFINIDTTETTSAYSKIQEFEHLFLLIGDYAKVGFAHFNIMTRDGYAQDTWYRNLGEKENTPMPQVIGVYSHVHPEDCAVLKQFVGQVKEGKATSLSKEVRVDKGNGKYSWTSINVMVRDYRPQDGVIEMLCINYDITPLKETEQKLIIARDKAEELDRLKSAFLANMSHEIRTPLNSIVGFSSLLAETDDREERQEYIKIVETNNELLLQLVSDILDLSKIESGTFDFVRSDLDVNESCMKIIKSLEMKVPETVDLVFEKYMPDCHIYTDKNRFMQVITNFINNALKFTRQGTIALGYEQTSPHEIKFYVRDTGVGIPKEKLDSIFERFVKLNTFVQGTGLGLSICKSLVSQMGGKIGVESTEGEGSCFWFTHPY from the coding sequence ATGAAAGAGAAGCCAGACTTTGACTGTGATAAATATTGCCAGATTGCGCAAATGGCCAAAATGGGTTGGTGGGAATCGGACCTGAAGAATCGCCAATATATTTGTTCTGACTTTATCATTGACTTACTCGGACTTGAAAGTGACCGGATCAGTTTCGAAGATTTTCACGGAAGAATACGGGAAGATCATCGGAGGCGACTCAGAAATGAATACTTTTCGCTCACAAATATAGAAACCTACGAGCAGATGTTCCCCATCCAGGCAAAAGATGGGAAGGACATATGGGTATATTCTAAAATCAGCTTCAAACAACCGGATGAAGAGGGGTACAAAAATATAATAGGATATCTGCAATGTATAGACAAGCAGACCGAAGAAACAAGTGAAAGTACAGACTCTCTCCAGGTAAACAGCCTGCTTTATCAACAAAACAGTCTTTCTTATTCATTGCTCGCTTTTCTACAATCGGATGATATTACACAGATCATCAATAAAATATTGGCAGATCTCCTCAAACAAACCAAAGGAGACCGTACCTATATATTCGAAATAGACCAGGAACATAAAGTGCAGAGTTGCATTTACGAAGCAACAGCCGAAGGAATATCCCAAGAACTGGATTTCTTACAGAATGTACCTTGGGATGATTCTCTCTGGTGGGATCGCCAAATCTCAGAAAAGAGATCAATCATTCTAAATACGTTGGATGATATGCCGCCCGAAGCAAAAATTTACCGTGATACCCTGGAGGTGCAAGATATTAAATCGGTAATGGCGGTCCCTCTCCTATCGAAAGATAAGGTATGGGGATATATGGGCATCGATATGGTCAGAACACACCGCAGCTGGAGTAACATCGACCATCAATGGTTTTCTTCTTTAGGAAACATCATCAGCATTTGCCTCCAATTACGCAAAGCGGAACTTCAGGCTAAAGAGGATCGCCGCGCATTGGATCACAGTGAAAAGATTCTTCGCAATATTTATAAGAATCTGCCGGTAGGTATCGAGCTTTACAACAAAGACGGGTATCTGGTAGATATGAATGATAAAGAACTTGAGATATTCGGCCTAACGGATATGAAAGAAGCACTGGGGGTATCGCTGTTCGAGAATCCCAATATCCCCGAAGACGTGAAAGAAAAATTGCGTGCCAAAGAGAATGTGGACTTCTCGATTAATTATGACTTCTCTAAGCTCGACCGATACGTAACAAGTCAAAGAAAAGATGTTATCAATCTTCAAACAAAAGTAGCTCTGCTTTACGATTCACAAAATCAATTCAGTAATTACCTGTTTATCAATATAGATACTACAGAAACCACCAGTGCATACAGCAAAATACAAGAGTTTGAACATTTGTTCCTCTTAATAGGCGACTATGCAAAAGTGGGATTTGCTCATTTTAATATAATGACAAGAGACGGGTATGCCCAAGATACATGGTATCGGAATTTAGGTGAAAAGGAAAACACTCCCATGCCTCAGGTCATCGGAGTATATTCGCATGTACACCCGGAAGATTGCGCTGTCCTGAAACAATTTGTAGGTCAGGTTAAAGAAGGAAAAGCCACAAGTTTAAGTAAAGAAGTACGTGTCGATAAAGGTAACGGAAAATATTCGTGGACCAGTATAAACGTAATGGTCAGGGATTATCGTCCTCAGGATGGAGTTATTGAAATGCTGTGTATCAACTATGATATTACTCCCTTGAAGGAGACAGAACAGAAGCTGATCATTGCCCGTGACAAAGCCGAAGAACTGGACCGCTTGAAATCTGCTTTCCTTGCCAATATGAGCCATGAAATACGTACTCCGCTCAACTCCATCGTTGGTTTTTCCAGTCTGCTGGCAGAAACAGACGACAGGGAAGAACGCCAGGAATATATTAAAATAGTAGAAACAAACAATGAATTGCTCCTGCAACTGGTTTCTGATATTCTCGATCTTTCGAAAATAGAGTCCGGAACATTCGACTTCGTACGCTCCGATTTGGATGTAAACGAAAGCTGCATGAAAATCATCAAGTCGCTGGAGATGAAAGTACCGGAAACTGTGGACCTGGTCTTCGAGAAGTATATGCCCGATTGTCATATTTATACAGATAAGAACCGATTCATGCAGGTCATAACCAATTTCATAAACAATGCATTAAAGTTCACGAGACAAGGCACCATAGCTTTGGGGTATGAACAGACGTCACCCCACGAAATTAAATTCTATGTACGTGATACAGGTGTCGGAATTCCCAAAGAAAAACTCGATAGTATATTCGAGCGGTTTGTGAAACTTAACACCTTTGTACAGGGTACCGGTCTCGGACTTTCCATCTGCAAAAGTTTAGTATCTCAGATGGGAGGAAAAATCGGAGTGGAATCAACCGAAGGAGAAGGTTCATGCTTTTGGTTCACTCATCCGTATTAA
- a CDS encoding porin, with translation MKKLILMVVMAALSLAAMAQHEEDTENGVVSLAGREGFTIETKKGDFVFKPYLLVQTCANFNWYDDEGLDKAYNQDNVANSGFSIPYAVLGFTGKAFGKVAFNLSINAAASGGALLQQAWFDVQFKKQFAVRVGKFKTPFSHAYLTTLGETLLPQLPVSLTSAVILPYSLNAVTPNIGTGFDLGVEIHGLLADKFGYEVGLFNGTGSSVNTATKTLSDDWHIPSLLYAGRFTYMPKGVMPSTQGNPNRLNEDKIMFGVSASINVESENESTNDTRVGVEFAMLKNKLYLGAEAYYMNVGFTKRQKINESYNYLGGYVQGGYFVAPRLQAALRYDFFNRNGTGDDGFLNMPAVGMNYFFKGCNLKLQAMYQYIARTGHDTQLDRDNDNLGLATHSATVMLQYTF, from the coding sequence ATGAAGAAATTAATTTTAATGGTTGTAATGGCTGCCCTTTCGTTGGCTGCTATGGCACAGCATGAAGAAGATACAGAAAACGGTGTAGTGTCACTTGCCGGAAGAGAGGGATTTACGATAGAAACCAAGAAGGGAGACTTTGTATTCAAGCCCTATCTGTTGGTACAGACTTGTGCAAATTTCAATTGGTATGATGATGAAGGTCTGGATAAGGCATACAATCAGGATAATGTAGCTAATTCCGGTTTCTCAATTCCCTATGCTGTATTGGGCTTCACTGGTAAAGCTTTTGGTAAAGTAGCCTTTAATCTTTCTATCAATGCGGCTGCCAGTGGGGGAGCATTGCTTCAACAAGCATGGTTCGATGTACAATTTAAAAAACAGTTTGCCGTGCGTGTCGGTAAATTCAAAACACCTTTCTCACATGCTTATCTGACGACGTTGGGCGAAACATTGTTGCCGCAGTTGCCAGTATCATTGACTTCTGCTGTCATTCTGCCTTATTCCTTGAATGCGGTAACGCCTAACATCGGTACCGGTTTTGACCTCGGTGTTGAAATTCACGGATTGTTAGCTGATAAATTTGGCTATGAAGTAGGTTTATTCAATGGTACCGGTTCTTCTGTAAATACAGCTACAAAAACTCTGAGTGATGATTGGCATATCCCTTCTTTACTGTATGCGGGGCGCTTTACTTATATGCCTAAAGGTGTGATGCCGTCCACTCAAGGTAATCCTAACCGTTTGAATGAAGATAAGATCATGTTCGGTGTATCGGCTTCAATCAATGTGGAAAGTGAGAATGAAAGTACCAATGATACCCGTGTGGGAGTGGAATTTGCCATGTTAAAGAACAAACTGTATCTGGGTGCCGAAGCATATTATATGAATGTGGGCTTCACGAAACGCCAGAAAATTAATGAAAGCTACAATTACTTGGGTGGTTATGTACAGGGCGGTTACTTTGTTGCTCCCCGTTTGCAGGCTGCCTTGCGTTATGACTTCTTTAACCGTAACGGTACCGGCGATGACGGATTTTTGAATATGCCGGCTGTGGGTATGAATTATTTCTTTAAGGGTTGTAACCTGAAACTCCAGGCTATGTACCAGTATATTGCCCGTACGGGGCATGATACACAACTTGACCGAGATAATGATAATTTAGGTCTGGCCACTCATTCTGCAACAGTAATGCTGCAATATACTTTCTAA
- a CDS encoding DUF2023 family protein, translated as MTISDINPVELKVFLNHIYEFKKGVRQMVLYTTNKKYEAFAVKRLTDQKISYVIQPVGNGRINLFFGRKECIEAIRLLVRQPLNKLSPEEDFILGAMLGYDICAQCERYCERKVRCA; from the coding sequence ATGACAATATCTGACATTAACCCGGTAGAATTGAAAGTATTCCTGAACCACATCTACGAATTTAAGAAAGGAGTACGCCAGATGGTACTTTATACTACAAACAAGAAGTATGAAGCTTTTGCCGTGAAACGCCTGACAGACCAAAAGATAAGCTATGTTATCCAGCCGGTAGGAAACGGCAGGATCAATCTTTTCTTTGGACGCAAGGAATGTATCGAAGCAATCCGTCTTTTGGTAAGGCAGCCACTGAACAAGCTGTCTCCCGAAGAAGATTTTATACTCGGGGCAATGTTAGGTTATGATATATGTGCGCAATGCGAACGGTACTGTGAAAGAAAAGTCCGGTGCGCTTGA